The Magallana gigas chromosome 6, xbMagGiga1.1, whole genome shotgun sequence genome includes the window ttttaacaagagcttgtgTCAAACAGTAATGTGAAAtaattgctggccactcagccgtggctctttgaaatcaacaagatttgtctggcctCTGAGCTAAGTCTATGCAAcccactggcgtcggaagcaaaatgaaagtggggggggggggggggctagactaatcctcagaaatattgtgaaaaaaattaattcccaaaatcatggaaatcctaatccgtggtggtggtgggggggggggggggggtatacctatacattgtacccccccccccccggttccgacgtcTATGCAACCGGTGCATGTTtagcttgaaaccgcgtcatttttaacttgttttgacgcaagaaataattagctacgtccaaccgaaagtctaATTTCTTGTTAAGGTCAGAcaacacgttcctcgagaatctttttttgtatctcctcgtaataaagagttccaataaaaaatattaattttataattacttttaaaatgataaaaatttgtttggaTATGGTTATatgtctagatggtcgagtggttagaaccgtggccgcttaCTGCCAGAAACGTAtgggttctagaggtcgtgagttcaaagccccgccccggcgcatatatagttatattatagtgaatttcgctgtggggttgatgtatttatttttatatcagcaattcaagtgtattttcaagaagataatataggaaattgcatactctagtattttgcagaattgcctggtaaggtaccctaattttttgcaagaaggcttgtcaaagtagtagtaaaccattaacacattcctggaaaaagttatctaaaattgaggaacatgtcgtctgaccttaaaatggctctaaattattcattttaagcataaataaacagtttttaatgtttaacacattcatttaaggtctaaaactggaattttcccttcaacattcaaaatgaaaacaaaatcgttGTTTACTACAGCAtcgaatgatttatttttgaagtcgtcgtgtcaataactgccgtcaattgaaaaacagaatttaatggaaaaacatagtagaatgtaaatatatagcaaatagTTGTTAGCCTTGTAACTCGCTtacaactcaacaaatgacactcaaattttggttgtctATTAAAAATGCTTGTAAATTActataaagcattgtaaacattaaaatcggaaaaaaaatgtttgacagATATCTTtggtttacaaacaaattttgacaaatattcAATCCTTTTTCGAAAATTTGATAATAGAGATATTCATAGGTTGGAAAATTTAATCATTCTTTTCACAAAACAATGTATTCTGCaaactaaaatgaaaacatcaaGGCTAAATGTAGAAAACATTAAGAAATCTATAACCAGAAGACTGTTTATTGAAAAACTTTTGCTTCTGAAAAACTGTAATTatcatttgtttgatatttattggAAAGATATATTTCAACGTTTGGAACATTCATCACCATCTTTATTCTCTCCTTAATGTCCCTGTTTCTTCTTatctttttttggtttttttgctctgtatctttgaatttttccttttccattttttttctaaaaagaaaaccatttttcacatatatatttatgccACAACCTGTTCAAATTATATCGTTACTATTCTGAGAAGTAatacatataagtatatatactttatatcaaaatattgattatatctatcaaacaaatactataaatttaatgtatatgtatacattgcaacatatatttatataaatgtttatgcTATGGTATGTGAATATGTGAaagttcaattaaaaaaaataaaattaaaaaaaaatagagtgAGTTCgatttatttctgaaaaatactaCATATGTTTTATCACACTACCTTATGAAAAATCGGTGGGTCGTTTCCGCACGTGGAGCAGAAACTGTCGACCCGTACCGAAATTATTCCGTCATTTTCATTGGTAAGGAAAGTGAAGCTGTGCATGTTTTTCAAATATCTGATCATCCCAGTTCCTTCTGCTTTGAACTGGTCTTTTCCTGATTTTGTCCAAAAGTCCCATGTAGCGACTCCGTACCTCAGGACCAAGTGTTCATTGTTTGGGTCAAACTCAACGTTCAAATTTCCGTAGATGGGATTGACGTACAGACCTATATATTCGGTTATGGGCCTTTGTGGGTTGTTTGTGTTGGAGTACCCCGTGTACTTTGGCGCCGTCAGTCTGTCGCAGATAGATGACGCATCAAGCCATGGCGTCACTCCAAGTGCGACGTCAGACAGGAAGTTGTGCAACAAGACGCGCAGGATATAGTCGTCGTCCTCGCCGTTCATGGAAGTGAACACGCCAATATTCTGAGAGGGGAACAGTGTGATGAATGACCTGTAGCCGTACGTGCTGCCGGCGTGTAGGAGAATTTCGTTGTCTGCAATCAACACATTTTAGaatgaataaacatttttttaaaaatgaatgttttcaattttctcatcttgaaaaaaaaacatcggAAGAATGTaatctattttaattttacatacttcTATAAAGTCCTCGCTTCCAGCCAAGCCCATAGCCATTTTCAGTGGTTGGGACCTCCTCATTTCCAAAGTGTGTGTTTACCGTGGTCGAGGACAGTTTTCTGTGTTGTTGGTGTAAGGCGTTGAAATTCGCTGTTGTCATGAACTCGTTACCATTCTTGTCCGTGTTACTGAGGTGAAAGTTCATGTATTTAGCCATATCCACTGCGTTCGACATGATGGCCCCTGAACCTGCCCAGATCCCCCATTTCCtattaatcaaaaaaaaaaaattcttaaggttttttccttttttttaaatgtaaaacaacTATCTGCACATGTGCAAAGTTTGCAAGCATTTACGGAATTTTAACTTATCTCGCCCCGGTCACAATGTACAAGTCATGCCAATACAATACatggcaccccccccccccccccgccaaagTTCATCCTTAgcttaaaatatgtataaaaaaatatgcaacatATAAAGTGAAAAGCGATTATCTCTCTCTGAGAAAATGTACAAAGAgctcaagtacatgtactattctaaaattttcaaatttctttcgAAAAATAAACGTAGTTCAATTATACGTATACATGAACTAAATTAACGATGAAACGTTTatgtctatatatttttttgtagttaTATAATTCTTATGAATTCTTATGAAACGAATACACTGTTTATCAACGACAACTGGTAGACCTTAGGGCATAGATAATACCAAGTTGTGTAAACACGGCAAATTTTAACTCTGAAAAGAAGCATGAAAGTAACAGCATGCAAATATAACGTCAAGGGGAGTAGTTAAAGCATAAAACGTCGGCCAGGAATGTTAATTTTGTTATCGGTATTTTCTCTGCTTTTCGCAATACacataaaattgaatttctatACACGTGGGTTCGTTAATCATCATAATAATTCTGAAATTACATGAACttgatgtaaatgtaaattaagGTTAGGATAATACCAGCATGCATTTCAGACATTgttaacaattttcaaataatcaaGTTGAAGCGATACAGTAactttcataaataatataacTTTAGTTTGAACGATCGTGGAAAAAAAGACAGTACAGATTGATGCTTAAAACAAGTATTAAAAGGAAATGCTTGTATAAACATACAGGactaaaatatatctttttaaaatccaaaCAAATACAGTAATTGCCAAATTCAAGATTATGTAGATTTAACTTTAAATCTGAAATTATTTCGCGACCTACTTGCTGAGTTCCAGCGGAACCGGTACCACCGCCTTTGGTTTGAATTTCGGTCCTTTATCATAGCCCTGTGCAGCGCCCGAGAGATCCGCCAGAGTGGTTATAAACGTGGATGACGTCATGCCAAGACGGTCGAAGATTTTCGACGTCACTAAATTTTCCCACGGCTCGTTGCCCAGTCTCTCGGAGAGGTAGGAAGCAAATCCGTACATCATGTTGGAGTACAAGAAGGACTTCCCGAACGTCTTCACCGGCGTCATAGCGGCAAAACGTCTACACAATAGAAAGATAATGTTTTATTGCtctttaaggtcaagatctagtaaatgaaaggtgcctacaggtttatgaaattcaggatataaattcttttaatgatgctttgtttcatagggtgtaccggagcttaaatttttgataaacacaacgaaaaattatgttttaaacaaccattttctatgaattatgaaggataaaagtaacaaatctcggagttttgtccatttttgactaatgaaataaatgtagaatgcctacagtctttCCAAAAACGGCAcaaaacaagctcttgacctcctctttaaaatgatggcaAATTGAATGTAGGTACCGGaattacttttcccgtgattaattatagaatgtcaaaatattgttttgctttctacaaaattcctttaaagccgtaaaatacgggaaaagattcatcaaatcaattataacgtcataatggttctagcaccaaataGACActctgaaattatttttttcaaaagtaaattaATGTAGATTGTCTAACCAAGAAATGGAAAAAGCTTTCTTTAACTGTTTGCATATATGTTGCAGCTCTTTGAGTTATCGTAAAATTCGCAAAGATTACAAGCACAAATAATCGTATAAACTTAAAAGAGCACAAACTAATCGACAGAAGACCCCCTCTTCCTGCAGTAAGAAGCACCTACTGTTGGAGGTTGGCCCTGGTCAGGTTCTGGTCCAGTCTGAGATTGGTATGGTCAGGGACTCCCATCCTGTGGGCCAGAATGTCCACCACCGTGGCGGAATCCGTCCGCTCTTGATCGACGAAGACAAATCCCGGGTCCATCATGTCTTTTACCTTTGTAGTTAGGGCCAAACTAAACGGAACGTAAACGTTTAATCCTTTTCTTGTTATTCTTAAATActatgtatttttcaaaaatatgagaAAGCATTATATCGGTACTGTCCAAaataattaaactaaaaaaCAACTAATTTAAGCGTACACTTTGTTTGTGGGAGACTGTATTTTGAACCTCGTCTGTAAACAACTAAATACAAGAAACAATTGATATTTCTCTACTTATCCAAGGCCGCCAATAATTAATGTAAATGTGGTAAATACTAAGTaagatattttaagcataaaaaactCAAATACTGTGTAATTGTGCATAATATTCGACGTTGCAAGGTCCTCATTCATCATTGACTCAACCATTGTATATATGTAGCCAAATATCATGATATGAACGAAATTGCTCGTATGAAATAAATCAAGTATTCAACTATTGCCAAGTCTTTGTGTATATGATAATCGATTAATGATAAGCTTGTGTAAAACAACATTTATATTGTATTAACtactttaatttatatttagaaaTTCAAAGTACTTTTCATCTTCCATTTGTTTAACCAGCAATGTTGCCGCAAAGGATTTGGATATGGAGCCGATCTGGAAGAGAGTTTGTTCCGTGACGGGAGTGTTCGAATTGACGACGGTCTCCCCGTAACCTCTGGCGAACAGCGTCTGAAAATCCTTCACAACGCTGACCGTCAGCCCCGGAATCCAGGGAGCACAGTCCATCACCTTCAATGAATGGTAAAATAATTGAAAGTCTAATTTACCCCATGAGTGATTTATAACTGCCATGTGATATTGATTACATTATagcgtacatgtatttatgtagtAATTACTACTTAAATATCTATAAATACTTGTTCAAATGTCAACGGACGTGAAAATACagaatatatatagttaattGAAATAGTGAATCCCCTACAATATTGCTTGTCGTTTTTTTAATACCCATTGCTAAAagggatgaaatttaaaaagttttgagttAATCTGGAACTGAACTAAAATTCTGCATACAttcaaaaattgttcaataaaaaaaataaataccacAAAAATTACACACCTGTTGCAAAGTTTGATCCACCGCATCTGCATATTCAGCGGGTGTAATAGAATAGGAACCCGGAAAATAGCAAGCCAGTACCAGAAACACCAAGCTTATACAGCGACCGTCCATCCCGATTTATGTGGTCTCTATCACGGTCCTCCTGAGCGCCAcactttatatatgtttaatatatacgCCAATACGTCATAGGTGAGAAAAATCCGGTTTGGGTTCAATTTAAATCGTTCGCTTCTATTGTAGCAACCACAACAAATTACATTATTTTGACAAGTCCCCAACCTATGGTACTCGGTACGCAAACATATCTgatacataaaaaatgatatcaagCAGAGATCATTGgctaaattaaagaaaatgggaGAAATTGTTAAAAGGTTCAGAAGTATTAGAGCGTTTTATAGCGCATGTaaccaattacatgtatgcatagaaAGCATTTCATCTTATGTTATGAATCATGCATTCAgctgaaacaaacaaacagtaaCCAATGGGTGACACACTGTTTTAGAAATCTACCTTGTGAAAAAATATTACGTAAACATTTTCTTGGTCTTCACATAAAATATACAAGTTTTGCAGTATTGTCTGGGCTCCCcctgcaatatgatattgtcaGATTGTTAATCGAACGTTggtattttgagaaaaattctCCAGAGTGtagcaaaaacattttttgactgTGCAAGGCAAGAAACTTATGCATTGCGTATATGTCTTTGGTTTCTTGATTTAACAATCCATGATAATGTAAGCAACtcgtaaataatgtaaacaaaatgaagtttaacgtttcttttctttttatatatatgcaatCTATAGAGTGCAATCGTATgaaattaattcataaatttttgtaaacaaatttcgAATATTTCCGAAAACATTGTTGGTACAAAAGAATACATAATACTATACTACTGTTGTCATCCTAGCACCGAGCTGATATGTTGATTGGAGAACATTTTTGTAAAGGTCGGTGGCGCATTAGACTGGAAGGTAATAATAAGAAATAGAGGAGTACCAGGAATTTGGAAAAGTGCACATTGTTGTTGCGTTTAGCCATGGCGTTACATCTAGCAAATTATCTGAGAGAAAACTGTGCAGCAGGTGTCTTAAGATGTATAATGTTCATCCTGCCCAGTCATTGAAGTTAACACCCTGAGGTTAAGATATGGGAAAGGGTCACCAATGAACTGTAACCGAAGATAGTGCCCGTATGACATAGAATTCGGTTACCTGACAACAAATATATAGAATGTCTCTGTTATCAAGAAAATCGTTTATTGCTTAGagctttttttttgtttatctggAAATATTTATCACTGTAACTAAAGCAAGTAGGAAATTATATTGGGAtgggagaaaaaaattgttatttaaatgACGTTGATAACTCAAATAACGCTTTGATAATTTAAGCATGTTTATACACTATAAACTGCATTGTTGGAAGAACCATACAGAAAAATACCTaagccaaaaaataaattaattaaataaaaaccacaacattcctaaaaaaaaaacacgaatcGAAGGTATCAATTTCGTAAATATTGCTCTTTAAAACAAAGAGTCAATTGGTAATCATAGACATCAAATTTACATAGCAAATCCGTACTCATACTCATTGCAAAACCGTTCAGCTTGGCCTTTCTTAAACATAATTTGTAAACCTCTATAGTAACCGTTCTTCCAGCCAAACGCGTAGCTTGTATCAGCTGTGGTCACTGGAACCAGCAGCTGTCGGAAGTACTTTCCCGTCGATGTGATCAGATTGTGTGGCGCATGGAGGTATGCAAACGACTTTGCGTTTAACAATGGAAATccttattagggcttttcgactttcggtcgaaaagacctattgttttcgttctgttttattagggcttttcgactttcggtcgaaaagacctattgtttttgtctttttttagggcttttcgactttcggtcgaaaagacctattgttattcttctgtttcttattagggcttttcgactttcggtcgaaaagacctattgttattctgatgtttcttattattctttttctcgacagaatttccgtcaacgattttttgaaaacggaaagacatattgaaacaagtatgcaatagtcttatagcattctttgatgacacgcgtatgtaaggttttggacttccggttccggcacttccggttttgagaaggaaaatactaaaaattcattgaagcacaatatctttattctttttataggtagagcattcaaatttaagaattagatgcatcttgtcttggtgttcaaaatcataagcgtagccatttctctatctcttactgtttttgagatattagggctcaaacttgagaaaaggggggatgaaaatttttttttcaaaaacccaTAGGAATTTAATAAGACGCCTAGACATTGTTCAGATAGAAGTATTCAAGATACATTCaaagtttcaataaaaaaatattgagtagttccggttttatgagcatttgaaaaattgtctatgggactttcaatgttaaactaaaatcacgcgtcgttcgttttctcaaaaagtttgcaagttaacattacaatatttcagatgtataatgATACGcgcaatgcgcagaccggaaaagtttttgggtagacaattcaagaaaattagggatctgcaggggccaacgtacaaaacagccctttagctgtaacttttttacctttcatctgattttaaaaatcttttcagtttattgtttagaattaagagtacaatcttaaaattatggtccgaggggcccctttttgactccttaaaggggtttggaaggcccaaaaatcatcacttgtttaaatttcaaatatttttttactaagAGTCATCTTGCTTTGCtataagaatgtagagcataaataATATAGgtataccaagttttgtgtccgaggaaCTAATACttatttcaatatgattttttgaaaatattcctctagAAATTAGAattgtagctacctgtaaagttctggagttatctttcttttcacattgcactactcataagttcctatctaggcaactggggataccaaggcgtttagaacacttggaaataagttgaagtataattttttttaacatttaattaaaaagggctcatggggctgtcgaaaagcccttactttttgttgaagacaaaaaaagttctagttattagggcttttcgactttcggtcgaaaagacctattgtttttgtctttttttattattattattttctcgaCAGTTTTTTGTCAACGATTTCTATAAAACTGGAAGATATATAGATACAATCGTGCaacggtcttacagcaaatataTCAATCTAT containing:
- the LOC105335158 gene encoding uncharacterized protein, which translates into the protein MDGRCISLVFLVLACYFPGSYSITPAEYADAVDQTLQQVMDCAPWIPGLTVSVVKDFQTLFARGYGETVVNSNTPVTEQTLFQIGSISKSFAATLLVKQMEDENLALTTKVKDMMDPGFVFVDQERTDSATVVDILAHRMGVPDHTNLRLDQNLTRANLQQRFAAMTPVKTFGKSFLYSNMMYGFASYLSERLGNEPWENLVTSKIFDRLGMTSSTFITTLADLSGAAQGYDKGPKFKPKAVVPVPLELSKKWGIWAGSGAIMSNAVDMAKYMNFHLSNTDKNGNEFMTTANFNALHQQHRKLSSTTVNTHFGNEEVPTTENGYGLGWKRGLYRNNEILLHAGSTYGYRSFITLFPSQNIGVFTSMNGEDDDYILRVLLHNFLSDVALGVTPWLDASSICDRLTAPKYTGYSNTNNPQRPITEYIGLYVNPIYGNLNVEFDPNNEHLVLRYGVATWDFWTKSGKDQFKAEGTGMIRYLKNMHSFTFLTNENDGIISVRVDSFCSTCGNDPPIFHKKKNGKGKIQRYRAKKPKKDKKKQGH